Genomic DNA from Lycorma delicatula isolate Av1 chromosome 5, ASM4794821v1, whole genome shotgun sequence:
GATTATGATTCTTGaaaggattaaaaaaagtttgagagGCACACACAATGATGCCTGAGCATCTACTGTTGGTAGGACTGGGCCCGTGCTTCTAGTATGCTGGGATGGGGTCATTAGGCGTGGGGAGAATCAGCTgttccacactcccaaccaattcgtCAGTAACGCTCATGATGTCGGAGCAACAGGTGCACACCTCCACTGTGcaacgcataattataaaatttcttgcttgtGAAGGAGTACAAGCAACAGAAATTTTCCAGAGATTGACTGAACAGTTTGGGACCAAACATAGTCAAGGATTCatgtgtttgcctggcataaagagttcaaggaaggatgAGAACATGTAGAAAATCAGGAACATGATCATCGTCCTTGGATCAGCATTACAGATTAACATTTACACAGTTTGAGACATTCTTGAAGATGATTGATGGGTGAGAGTATTcaaaattgcagaacaggttggaataagttatgggagtTGTCATGCGATCATTACAAATTATCTACAGTTCTATGAAATGTGTGCCAGTTGGATCCCTCGCCTTTTGATCAAAAGTTGATGTTTGGAGGTCTGTCAaaggcttacagcaaggtttgtgAAAGAAGTTGATGCATTTTTGAATTGAATTGTCACCTGCGACAAAATGTGGGTCCACCATTACACTTCCCAGTtgaaacaagccagtatggagtggTGTAGGAAAGGGGAGtcagccccagtgaaagccaagactcgactgtcagctggcaaggttctttcaaccatttttttcaatcagtgaggcattttgctcattgagTTTTTACATGAGAGAcacacaatcaatgctgcttactactgcaaACTGTTGAAtgaggtgagggctgcatatcaCCGCAAAAGACAAGACCAACTGATTTGAGAGGCCATCCTCCTCCTTGACAACGCCAAGCCCCATATTGCAGCTCTActggtctcaaaactagaagaaatgcactggactcaacttgatcatccttcCTACAGCCCGAACCTATGGCAGACCTATTTGGGctgcttaaagaagctctagggGGGGCAATGATTTGAAGATGACAAGGGCATGGAGGGATTCATGCGCAATTGGTTCCTgacgcaaccagcttcattctatgaTGCTGCGGTAAAAACCTTCCTTCCGCTGGTATCAATGTATTTCTAAACCAggtaactatgtagaaaaataaactatatttgcctttttttttcaataaaaacactttaaaaaaaaaaaatcccatttatatttgatttactctCTTAATAAAAGGGGGAATTTGTTCCAAGGGTAAAGTAATGACTTAAAGAATcacaaatgattataaattaaaaaaaaaaaaacccaattacAAATAAACTCTGTTATATAGTAGCATGAaaagtaatttcataaatatttactaacatatcttttaagttatttttatcattcattaacaATATCTGGTTTCTTGcccataaagaaaaaataatctctCTTAATGATTTTTCTAATCCAATcatgtaaattaacaaataattagcattattttgtttgtataaaacttaatagcttcaaaaaaattccaaaatcataCATGTTACAATTTTGAAAAGGAGGAATATATCGGTATCGGTCTtcagtaaaaactttttaaagtgaAATGCAAAAAGAGAATAATGCAGTTAAGATAATTGCAATGAAGCGTACAGTTgtaaaactgatatatatatatattaatctgtaTTTTACTTATCCTGTTTtccatttatattaattgtttttaataaacaggcACTGGTTTGATTTTGTTAGTTAGAATTCCCTTTAAAAggcatctattttttttcttgagttaaaacagggaaaaatatatattcctatgTTTTTACTGTTAGATCACCATGATGTGTTCTAATGTGATTCTTTAAATAACGTTTCTGACCAAAACACAATCCACAAAGAGGGCAAGCATGTGGTTTTTCAGTCGAGTGAGTAAGTCGATGTCTTGAAAGTTCATCTTTAACACCAAAGCATTTACCACAAATTTCACAAGCATGAGGTTTTTCGCCAGTATGAGTCCTAACATGATGTACTAGCTGTTGCCGTCTTCGAAAGCGTTTATCGCATGAAGTGCACTGATGAGGAAAATAATCTGTATGAATTCTTCTATGTACATAAATAGAATTCGGGGTCGGGAATGCTTTACCACAAATATCACATACATAAGGTCGTTCACCTGTGTGAATTCTTCTATGATCATTTCTAGTACCTTTATTTGCAAAACAACGACCACAAATATCAcagctataattttttataccatcATGCACACATCTTAGATGTCTTGTTAGATCTGTCGATGATCTAAATTGCTTCCCACAAATATGGCACGTAAAAGGTCTTTCTCCGGTATGAATCCTAACATGACGAATGTATCCACGttttgtcattatattttttccacatAAACTACAGTGATAAATAATGCTACCATTTATCTCCATTTCAGCCCCCTTTAATACATCAACATTCATATGATCAATAGTTCTTACACTCATATTTGTATTTGATCCTCCAAGATGTTTTCTTTGCTGATGTTTCATTAAATCTCTTTTACGAACATATAATTTTCCACAATCATTACACTGTACTTTCTTTTCtgtactgtttttctttttttttaagactgtTAACTCGAAAGGATCATTAGCCCTTTGTTCTTCAGAATGCGACTTAACACGATGTTTCAACATATCAAATTTACGAGaatatttatgaccacaaatggTACAAGGGAAAActtgtttttcattcttttcactCTCCTGAGGAACATCCAAATGTCTTCTAATATCCTCACTATTAACCGAACAATCTGAAAATACTTCCTTATTGCTGCCAATTCTCTCTAAactatttaattgattatttgcATCCAGTTTAATTGCTACAAATtcatttgaacatttattatcgacattatgtttctttaattctaattcatttttaaaataaatattacatctatGACAATATAAATCTTTTAGTACATAGTTCTCTTTATGTTGTCTTTCTTTATGAAATTCAAGACAaacacgcctattaaattttttaccacaATCACAAGAAAATCCAGAAGGTAGATGTTTTATTCTAATATGCTGCTCTAAATCATGCTTTCTATAATAACATTCAGTACAATCagcacaaataaatttttctttatcatctgTCTTATTTGAATTAactgtatgaataatttttttaacacgagCTTTCAACGTAACATTACTAAGAGAAATAtcactacatttacattttactattttatcgCAACACTTAGATCTTAAATGATGGTCCAATTCACTTTTTAGATGGAATAACTTATCACAACTTAcacaacaaaatgaatttttattattaaaatcatcgAGTTTAATTCTTGATTGGACGCACTGATTTCCATTCAAATTAAATTCCTCATGAAATGTTTTTGGTGGAGTGGAGcacctgtaaaataaattatccagCATTACACTTTTCTTGACTAGCGAAACTATTTCCTCATGTTGTGcttctattttaaatacaaaactgtAATATTATACAAATGCACTACCACAAGAAAATAATACCATAAATGAACagtttatgaagaaaaatcaacCACTTTCCACGCCaaaataaagaattgttcataattattactaacaccaataaaaaaattaacagattaaaagcaagcaatataaaattaatcttccaGAAATTGATCCAAGTATTTATACTGAATAACTCATCTTGTAATACTTTTAAAGCGTTGTTATAAGTCAACATAAGATGTAGAGTACAAAAATCAAGAGaagtgtatataaaatttttaactttggtACTCTACAATAACTGATTTGTTAAATGTGGCTTTGGTAATCAAAATCCTATTCCAATTTCACACTCTTGATATTTAGCAAGTTTCTACCTAAGATGTTAATGGAACTGCAAAATCAAAAAGGATTCTAAGGAGcaatttaatgcagtttactgttTTACCATGGGTCTAGATTATGTTATTGATAtcagaataattaacaaaaaaataaaaaattaacacatggATTGCATTGCTTCAGGTTTCTTTTCTAATTAAACAAAACTGACAGtgagatgttaataaaaaaattacaataactgacCGGTTTTTATGACAATTATATGACAAGGTAGACtgtgtaaaaatctttttcagataaaattaaaggtagataaattttcacaaacatTTAAATGATCCAGTTAACAAAGTACTGTCTCTCTTAATTGGGTAAAACACAATTGTAGAATTGAATTTATCCTAAAACCtgttgtaatgaaatattatcttgtcaaaaaagtaatttaacaacTTGACTGTCACGCCTATTTTTCTGAGCCTTTTTAATCAGCTATGAGATCCCAACCAGGTTCTCACATAATATCAACATCAGGCCATGAGATCCCACTTGGAATCTCAGgtgtagttaattttttagtaCACGGAGACTCCATGTAGAATCTCATTTTGTGTGTTTCCTATGTGCATGCATTTGCCACATTCTAACTTTGTAACTGATGTACTTAGCATCCTGTTGCGTTAACTTTCAAGGGagcttataatttttagtaaataaatataggttTATTGCATGTTACAAACAATGTTCCACTAGATTTGGAAGAAAGTATGCTCAGTGACATTCCAAAAGTAAATACTGGTTTATGCATTCAGTTCAGTCTTCTATtgtcaaaactgtttttttgttgaatgtaaattaaaaatagacatctttatttctgtttttttttttttttgttactttttgtagtaattattattttataacctaTCTCaacagattttacattttttacagacattaattttctttacaggtttgatttacagtatttctttaatcttatacataagttatatgagggttattttttaagtaaggacAGTCTTTTAATATAAACGAAAGTAGTAAATACACTGTCCAAAACCTTCCTTTTATTTCACTCTACACTTTatgctacttttctacatagttaccttgtttgtaatatttatcataaattgttTATGCTCACATCATAAAAATCAGTTGCCTGTGAAGACAACCAGTCTTCAATCGTCCTTTTCACTTCTTCATTGGTGTCAAACCGCTGATCACCAAGAAACTCCTTAAGGTAGCAGAGCAGGTGGTAATCACTCGGCGCAAGGTCCAGGCTGTATGTGTGGTCCATTAGCTCCTATCCAAAAGATAGAGTTTGAGCGGCAAAATGAGGTCATGCATTGTCATGAAGCAAAAAAACTCCAAATGACAGTAGGCCACATTGCTTATTATGTATGGTATGCTGATGCTTCAAAGTCTTGCAGTACACAGATGAGTTTATTGTTGTCCCTTTGGGCATAAAATTGACTAACAGGATACCATGTTTAACCCAAAACACAGTTGCCATAATCTTGCATGTTGATATTGATTGGCTTCACTTGACTGGAGATGATGTATGTTGCTATTCCATTGACTGCCGTTTTGATACTGAAGTGATGTGAGAtacccatgtctcatcccct
This window encodes:
- the LOC142324620 gene encoding uncharacterized protein LOC142324620: MLDNLFYRCSTPPKTFHEEFNLNGNQCVQSRIKLDDFNNKNSFCCVSCDKLFHLKSELDHHLRSKCCDKIVKCKCSDISLSNVTLKARVKKIIHTVNSNKTDDKEKFICADCTECYYRKHDLEQHIRIKHLPSGFSCDCGKKFNRRVCLEFHKERQHKENYVLKDLYCHRCNIYFKNELELKKHNVDNKCSNEFVAIKLDANNQLNSLERIGSNKEVFSDCSVNSEDIRRHLDVPQESEKNEKQVFPCTICGHKYSRKFDMLKHRVKSHSEEQRANDPFELTVLKKKKNSTEKKVQCNDCGKLYVRKRDLMKHQQRKHLGGSNTNMSVRTIDHMNVDVLKGAEMEINGSIIYHCSLCGKNIMTKRGYIRHVRIHTGERPFTCHICGKQFRSSTDLTRHLRCVHDGIKNYSCDICGRCFANKGTRNDHRRIHTGERPYVCDICGKAFPTPNSIYVHRRIHTDYFPHQCTSCDKRFRRRQQLVHHVRTHTGEKPHACEICGKCFGVKDELSRHRLTHSTEKPHACPLCGLCFGQKRYLKNHIRTHHGDLTVKT